A single region of the Rhizobium etli CFN 42 genome encodes:
- a CDS encoding substrate-binding domain-containing protein → MRTLLTTTAMAVFAATFIAGAASAGTENPFRCKPGEKYVMNVMVSGVEYWFPVYEMFKQAGQQLGCETEYTGTPEYDVNKQIATFDQALAQKPAGILVHPMNSDPFIEPINRAIDQGTAVVTFAADSPLSKRVSFITSDNTREGTYAADAIAEKMGGKGEYAVLENPGQDNHDKRIAAFIARMEEKWPNMKLVGRAASNQDPTRAYQGLSSLIQANPNLGAVFMPEANSAIGAAQANKETGGKVLVMCADVNANILDMIKAGEVFGSINPNQGMQGYMGFMLLWLAKHPELIDPMNDAKRSGFNPMSIPVVDNGLSIVTAANADDFYWDKYLKHRGTKGIEE, encoded by the coding sequence TTGCGCACTTTACTCACCACGACCGCGATGGCGGTTTTTGCTGCAACGTTTATCGCCGGCGCCGCAAGCGCGGGGACGGAAAACCCGTTCCGCTGCAAGCCGGGCGAAAAATACGTCATGAACGTCATGGTTTCGGGGGTCGAATATTGGTTCCCGGTTTACGAGATGTTCAAGCAGGCGGGGCAACAACTCGGTTGCGAAACGGAATATACCGGCACGCCGGAATATGACGTCAATAAGCAGATCGCCACCTTCGACCAGGCGCTGGCGCAAAAGCCGGCCGGCATTCTCGTTCACCCGATGAACTCCGACCCGTTCATCGAGCCGATCAACCGCGCCATCGACCAAGGCACGGCAGTCGTCACCTTCGCCGCCGACTCACCGCTGTCCAAGCGCGTCTCCTTCATCACCTCGGACAATACTCGCGAAGGCACCTATGCCGCCGACGCGATCGCCGAGAAGATGGGCGGCAAGGGCGAATATGCCGTTCTGGAAAACCCCGGCCAAGACAACCACGACAAGCGCATCGCCGCCTTTATCGCCCGCATGGAAGAGAAGTGGCCGAATATGAAGCTCGTCGGCCGCGCCGCGTCCAACCAGGATCCGACCAGGGCCTATCAGGGTCTTTCCAGCCTCATCCAGGCCAACCCGAACCTTGGGGCGGTCTTCATGCCGGAAGCGAACTCCGCGATCGGCGCGGCGCAGGCCAACAAGGAAACCGGCGGCAAGGTCCTCGTCATGTGCGCCGACGTCAATGCCAACATCCTCGACATGATCAAGGCCGGCGAAGTCTTCGGCTCGATCAACCCCAACCAGGGCATGCAGGGTTACATGGGCTTCATGCTGCTGTGGCTTGCCAAGCACCCGGAACTGATCGACCCGATGAACGACGCCAAACGCTCGGGCTTCAACCCGATGAGCATCCCGGTCGTCGACAACGGCCTCTCCATCGTGACCGCCGCAAATGCCGATGACTTCTACTGGGACAAGTACCTGAAGCATCGCGGCACCAAGGGCATCGAGGAATAA
- a CDS encoding thiamine phosphate synthase, translating into MRLDPFYLIVDSADWVERLVPLGVKLVQLRIKDRPEPVLREEIRRAKAACAAAACQLIINDYWRLAIDEGCDFIHLGQEDLMAADLAAIRRAGLKLGLSTHDPSELETALAAAPDYVALGPVWPTILKEMKWAPQGVERLADWRRRVGPMPLVAIGGITAERAPLVLENGADSAAVVTDITRNPDPEARTRQWLAATAPWRSVG; encoded by the coding sequence ATGAGGCTCGATCCCTTCTATCTCATTGTCGACAGCGCCGACTGGGTCGAGCGTCTCGTGCCGCTCGGCGTCAAACTCGTCCAGCTGCGCATCAAGGACCGGCCGGAGCCAGTGCTTCGCGAGGAGATCCGGCGTGCGAAAGCCGCCTGCGCGGCAGCGGCCTGCCAATTGATCATCAACGATTACTGGAGGCTGGCGATCGACGAGGGATGCGATTTCATTCATCTCGGGCAGGAAGACCTGATGGCTGCCGATCTGGCTGCCATTCGCCGCGCCGGCCTGAAGCTCGGCCTTTCCACGCACGATCCATCAGAACTAGAAACCGCGCTGGCCGCCGCGCCGGACTATGTTGCCCTTGGGCCGGTCTGGCCCACGATCCTCAAGGAAATGAAATGGGCGCCGCAAGGCGTCGAACGCCTTGCGGACTGGCGGCGGCGTGTCGGACCCATGCCGCTCGTTGCCATTGGCGGGATCACCGCCGAACGGGCGCCGCTGGTATTGGAAAACGGCGCCGATAGCGCTGCCGTAGTCACTGATATCACCCGCAACCCGGATCCGGAGGCCCGCACCCGACAGTGGCTGGCGGCGACCGCGCCTTGGCGATCTGTCGGGTAA
- a CDS encoding thiazole synthase, whose translation MLKLYDVEVGSRLLLGTARYPSPAVLAEAVRRAKTEIVTVSLRREAAGGKAGGAFFELIRELGVRVLPNTAGCHSVQEAVLTAKLARDVFRTDWIKLEVIGHHDTLQPDVFGLVEAARILSGEGFQVFPYTTDDLVVAEKLLDAGCRVLMPWCAPIGSAMGPVNPMALRAFRAHFPDVPLIVDAGVGRPSHAAAVMEYGYDAVLLNTAVAGAGDPAAMAEAFALAIDAGRIAHSAVPLEPRDMAVPSTPVIGKAVFS comes from the coding sequence ATGCTGAAACTTTACGATGTTGAAGTTGGCTCAAGGCTGCTGCTTGGCACCGCACGCTATCCGTCTCCCGCTGTCCTTGCAGAAGCCGTGAGACGCGCGAAGACGGAGATCGTCACCGTCTCGCTGCGGCGCGAGGCGGCCGGCGGCAAGGCGGGCGGCGCCTTCTTCGAGCTGATTCGCGAGCTTGGCGTGCGCGTGTTGCCGAATACGGCCGGATGCCACAGCGTACAGGAGGCGGTGCTGACGGCAAAGTTGGCGCGCGACGTCTTCCGCACCGACTGGATCAAGCTCGAGGTGATCGGTCATCACGATACGCTGCAGCCCGACGTATTCGGACTTGTCGAGGCGGCCCGCATTCTGTCGGGCGAGGGCTTTCAGGTCTTCCCCTATACGACCGACGATCTTGTCGTCGCCGAAAAGCTGCTGGATGCCGGTTGCCGCGTTCTGATGCCTTGGTGTGCGCCGATCGGCTCCGCGATGGGACCGGTAAACCCGATGGCGCTACGGGCATTCCGAGCACATTTTCCGGATGTGCCGCTCATCGTCGATGCCGGCGTCGGCCGCCCGTCTCACGCCGCCGCTGTCATGGAATACGGCTATGATGCCGTACTTCTCAACACCGCCGTTGCCGGCGCTGGTGATCCCGCCGCCATGGCCGAGGCCTTCGCGCTTGCCATCGATGCCGGCCGCATTGCGCATAGCGCCGTGCCGTTGGAGCCGCGCGATATGGCCGTTCCTTCCACTCCCGTCATCGGAAAGGCTGTCTTTTCATGA
- the thiS gene encoding sulfur carrier protein ThiS gives MTFIINGEEQEVAAATLADLLLALDYEGSWIATAVNGELVHREDRADFRLGERDRIEILSPMQGG, from the coding sequence ATGACCTTCATCATCAATGGCGAGGAACAGGAGGTCGCAGCCGCGACGCTTGCAGATCTGCTTCTCGCGTTGGACTACGAAGGCAGCTGGATCGCAACTGCGGTGAACGGTGAACTGGTGCACCGCGAGGACCGCGCCGATTTCCGGCTCGGCGAACGCGACCGCATTGAAATTCTCTCACCCATGCAAGGAGGCTGA
- the thiO gene encoding glycine oxidase ThiO, whose amino-acid sequence MRILVNGAGVAGLTVAWQLYRHGFRVTLAERAGTVGAGASGFAGGMLAPWCERESAEEPVLTLGRLAADWWEAALPGHVHRRGTLVVAGGRDTGELDRFSRRTSGWEWLDEVAIAALEPDLAGRFRRALFFRQEAHLDPRQALAALAAGLEDARMRLTLGVVGESDVDHDRVVDCTGAAQIGRLPGLRGVRGEMLCVETTEVSLSRPVRLLHPRHPIYIVPRDKNRFMVGATMIESDDGGPITARSLMELLNAAYAMHPAFGEARVTETGAGVRPAYPDNLPRVTQEGRTLHVNGLYRHGFLLAPAMAGEVARRLLTEQGQPERRAS is encoded by the coding sequence ATGCGCATTCTCGTCAACGGGGCCGGCGTTGCCGGCCTCACCGTGGCCTGGCAGCTGTACCGCCACGGCTTCCGCGTCACCCTTGCGGAGCGGGCCGGCACGGTCGGCGCCGGGGCCTCCGGCTTTGCCGGCGGCATGCTGGCGCCGTGGTGCGAGCGGGAAAGCGCGGAAGAACCGGTGCTGACGCTCGGTCGCCTTGCCGCGGACTGGTGGGAAGCGGCATTGCCGGGCCACGTCCATCGCCGGGGAACACTTGTCGTGGCGGGCGGACGCGATACCGGAGAACTCGACCGCTTTTCCCGCCGCACAAGCGGATGGGAATGGCTGGACGAGGTGGCAATCGCAGCCCTCGAACCGGATCTCGCTGGCCGTTTCCGCAGGGCGCTGTTCTTCCGGCAGGAAGCGCATCTCGATCCGCGGCAGGCGCTCGCGGCACTGGCCGCAGGACTTGAGGATGCCCGAATGCGACTGACGTTGGGCGTCGTCGGCGAATCGGACGTTGATCATGACCGGGTGGTCGACTGCACGGGTGCCGCCCAGATAGGCCGGCTGCCCGGACTGCGCGGCGTTCGAGGCGAGATGCTCTGCGTCGAAACAACCGAAGTCAGCCTCTCCCGTCCTGTCCGCCTGCTGCATCCGCGCCACCCGATCTACATCGTACCGCGCGACAAAAACCGCTTCATGGTCGGGGCAACGATGATCGAAAGCGATGATGGCGGCCCGATTACCGCCCGTTCGCTGATGGAGTTGCTGAATGCCGCCTATGCGATGCATCCTGCCTTCGGGGAGGCACGGGTGACGGAAACCGGCGCAGGCGTGCGGCCCGCTTATCCCGACAATCTGCCGCGTGTGACACAGGAGGGACGCACCCTCCATGTCAACGGCCTCTACCGCCACGGCTTTCTACTGGCGCCGGCCATGGCCGGCGAGGTCGCGCGTCGTCTTCTTACAGAACAGGGACAACCGGAAAGGAGGGCCTCATGA
- the thiC gene encoding phosphomethylpyrimidine synthase ThiC yields MNIVAPQLTPVVTTGSLPASTKIVKPGTLYPDLRVPMREISLHPTSGEPPVTVYDSSGPYTDPAHVISIDAGLPRLRESWIKARGDVESYDGRIVKPEDNGFATGERLTPEFPVRNTPLKAKAGRAVTQLAYARAGIVTPEMEFIAIRENLGRQAAKEALARDGESFGAHVPDFVTPEFVRREVAEGRAIIPANINHPESEPMIIGRNFLVKINANIGNSAVTSSMAEEVEKMVWAIRWGADTVMDLSTGRNIHNIREWIIRNSPVPIGTVPLYQALEKVNGIAEDLTWEVYRDTLIEQAEQGVDYFTIHAGVRLAYIPLTVNRVTGIVSRGGSIMAKWCLHHHKESFLYEHFEEICDICRAYDVSFSLGDGLRPGSIADANDAAQFAELETLGELTKIAWAKDCQVMIEGPGHVPMHKIKENMDKQLEVCGEAPFYTLGPLTTDIAPGYDHITSGIGAAMIGWFGTAMLCYVTPKEHLGLPDRSDVKTGVITYKIAAHAADLAKGHPAARIRDDALSRARFEFRWEDQFNLSLDPDTARSFHDETLPKEAHKVAHFCSMCGPKFCSMRISHDIRAEAQKEGLEAMAAKYRDGGDLYMPVAEVAKTPAGE; encoded by the coding sequence ATGAATATTGTCGCGCCCCAGCTTACTCCCGTCGTCACCACCGGCTCGCTTCCGGCCTCGACCAAGATCGTAAAACCCGGAACCCTCTATCCGGACCTGCGCGTGCCGATGCGCGAAATCAGCCTTCACCCGACCTCCGGCGAGCCGCCGGTAACGGTCTATGATTCCTCCGGCCCTTATACCGATCCGGCCCATGTGATCTCCATCGACGCCGGGCTGCCACGTTTGCGCGAGAGCTGGATCAAGGCCCGCGGTGATGTCGAATCCTATGACGGCCGCATCGTCAAACCTGAAGACAATGGTTTTGCCACCGGCGAGCGGCTGACGCCGGAATTTCCCGTTCGCAACACGCCGCTGAAAGCAAAAGCCGGCCGTGCCGTCACCCAGCTCGCCTATGCGCGGGCAGGCATCGTCACGCCGGAAATGGAGTTCATCGCAATTCGCGAAAACCTCGGCCGACAGGCAGCGAAGGAGGCACTCGCGCGCGACGGCGAGAGCTTCGGCGCGCATGTTCCGGATTTCGTGACGCCCGAATTCGTGCGGCGCGAAGTCGCCGAGGGTAGGGCGATCATCCCCGCCAATATCAATCATCCGGAATCCGAACCGATGATCATCGGCAGGAACTTCCTTGTGAAGATCAACGCCAATATCGGCAATTCGGCGGTCACCTCGTCGATGGCGGAGGAAGTGGAGAAGATGGTCTGGGCGATCCGCTGGGGCGCCGATACGGTCATGGACCTTTCCACCGGCCGCAACATTCACAATATCCGCGAATGGATCATTCGCAATTCGCCGGTTCCGATCGGCACCGTGCCTCTTTACCAGGCGCTCGAGAAGGTCAACGGCATTGCCGAAGATCTGACATGGGAAGTCTATCGGGACACGCTGATCGAACAGGCCGAGCAGGGCGTCGATTATTTCACCATCCATGCCGGCGTGCGGCTGGCCTACATACCGCTCACGGTCAATCGCGTCACCGGCATCGTCTCACGCGGCGGCTCGATCATGGCCAAGTGGTGTCTGCATCACCACAAGGAAAGCTTCCTCTACGAGCATTTCGAGGAAATCTGCGACATCTGCCGTGCCTATGACGTCTCCTTCTCGCTCGGCGACGGTTTGCGTCCGGGTTCGATTGCGGATGCCAATGATGCAGCGCAATTTGCCGAACTTGAAACGCTTGGCGAATTGACCAAGATCGCCTGGGCGAAGGATTGCCAGGTGATGATCGAAGGTCCCGGCCACGTGCCGATGCACAAGATCAAAGAGAATATGGACAAGCAGCTCGAGGTCTGCGGCGAAGCGCCCTTCTATACGCTCGGACCGCTGACGACCGACATCGCACCGGGCTATGACCACATCACCTCCGGCATCGGTGCCGCCATGATCGGCTGGTTCGGCACGGCGATGCTCTGCTATGTCACGCCGAAGGAGCATCTGGGGCTGCCCGACCGCAGCGACGTCAAGACCGGTGTCATCACCTACAAGATCGCCGCCCATGCCGCTGATCTCGCCAAGGGCCATCCGGCCGCGCGCATCCGCGATGATGCGCTCTCGCGGGCGCGTTTCGAATTCCGTTGGGAGGATCAGTTCAACCTCTCCCTCGACCCGGACACGGCGCGTTCCTTTCACGACGAGACCCTGCCGAAGGAGGCGCATAAGGTGGCGCATTTCTGTTCGATGTGCGGCCCGAAATTCTGCTCCATGCGAATCTCCCATGACATTCGCGCCGAAGCCCAGAAGGAGGGATTGGAAGCCATGGCAGCCAAATACCGCGATGGCGGCGATCTCTACATGCCGGTCGCAGAGGTCGCGAAAACGCCTGCCGGAGAATGA
- a CDS encoding metallophosphoesterase family protein has translation MAYRFVHTADLHLDSPLRSLALRNAELADLVSDASRQALIAIVDLCLEEQVDALVIAGDLYDGEQTSMKTARFLASQLERLHRAGICVFKIRGNHDAMSKIAKELVMPDTVKVFGGHAETVEATKGSLSIAIHGLSFAKPQAPDPLLPKFKSPVAGAVNIGIMHTSLAGSAGHDVYAPCNVLDLHASGFDYWALGHLHQRSQYPGTATIIMPGMPQGRDINESGVKTVSLVTVADDRTVTVDERRTSIAQFERVNVDLTGVDDWREAAVVVEAALMAQRDRTASPHLVARLRLSGRTPLSWQLRRDVDLMQAEAERRGDVIGRTWIEKLELAFEAPSIPADASAADPVVELGALMRDEVIARSGFRDDVREMVRDLLADLPPESRAFAGNDETGFERFIDGLLADGAEDIAARMKVAERGDS, from the coding sequence ATGGCTTATCGTTTCGTCCACACTGCCGATCTCCATCTCGACTCTCCGCTTCGGTCGCTGGCGCTTCGCAACGCCGAGCTGGCCGATCTCGTGAGTGACGCCAGCCGGCAGGCGCTGATCGCGATCGTCGACCTTTGCCTCGAAGAGCAGGTCGATGCGCTGGTCATCGCCGGCGATCTCTATGACGGCGAACAGACGTCGATGAAGACGGCGCGCTTTCTGGCAAGCCAGCTGGAACGGCTGCACCGGGCGGGGATCTGCGTCTTCAAGATCCGCGGCAATCACGATGCGATGTCGAAGATCGCCAAGGAGCTGGTGATGCCCGATACGGTAAAGGTCTTCGGCGGCCACGCCGAGACCGTGGAGGCGACGAAGGGCAGCCTTTCGATCGCGATCCACGGCCTGAGCTTCGCCAAGCCGCAAGCGCCCGACCCGCTTCTGCCGAAATTCAAGTCGCCGGTCGCGGGTGCCGTCAATATCGGCATCATGCATACGAGCCTTGCCGGATCGGCCGGCCATGACGTCTATGCGCCCTGCAACGTGCTCGACCTTCACGCCTCGGGATTCGACTACTGGGCGCTCGGGCATCTTCATCAGCGCAGCCAGTATCCCGGCACGGCAACGATCATCATGCCCGGCATGCCGCAAGGCCGCGACATCAACGAGTCGGGCGTCAAGACCGTATCGCTGGTGACCGTGGCGGACGACCGGACCGTGACGGTCGACGAGCGGCGAACCAGCATCGCGCAGTTCGAGCGCGTCAATGTCGACCTTACGGGTGTCGATGATTGGCGTGAGGCGGCCGTGGTGGTCGAGGCGGCGCTGATGGCGCAGCGCGACCGCACGGCTTCGCCGCATCTTGTCGCACGCCTCAGGCTTTCCGGCCGCACGCCGCTCTCCTGGCAGCTGCGGCGCGATGTTGACCTCATGCAGGCGGAAGCCGAGCGGCGCGGCGACGTGATCGGCCGCACCTGGATCGAGAAGCTGGAACTCGCCTTCGAAGCGCCCTCGATCCCCGCAGACGCGTCCGCCGCCGATCCCGTCGTCGAACTTGGCGCGCTGATGCGCGACGAGGTCATCGCCCGCAGCGGGTTTCGCGACGATGTCAGGGAGATGGTCCGGGACCTGCTCGCCGATTTGCCGCCCGAGAGCCGGGCATTTGCCGGGAATGACGAGACAGGTTTCGAACGCTTCATCGACGGCCTTCTCGCCGACGGCGCCGAGGATATCGCCGCCCGGATGAAGGTTGCGGAGCGGGGAGACAGCTGA
- a CDS encoding AAA family ATPase, producing the protein MRLRRLDLIRYGKFTDHSIDFGAARQGSPDLHIVYGLNEAGKSTTFAAYLDLLYGIGERSTYNFLHPYNTMKVGARLEFGGADHELARLKLRTGSLVDDRGQAVNEALLAGALGGVGREAYRTMFSLDDQSLKEGGNAILQSKGELGELLFSASSGLAGLSRSLATAVDEANGIYRKRSSSTKVAELKRSLEALKAERNAIDTLASTYSGLKSTHERADAAYAATTRELAEAKARHQELTRLLGAVPAALELRRLDADAAGMGDLPRPPAEWFTLLPQLFRDETRLQALVETADRTLRQLADEIEAITIDDKALAVAAHMDLLDQGRARYPAAENDLPKRRLALAEQEGELVRLLADLEQPDHATPEALLLPASLIGIVRDLIERRSGVEARLAAAGRELLRARENLERLDKEGGSQKGAAVLDACLGRIEVALSRLAGSDLAMRLTLEERTLAQAKRMQEKQFAQLAPWTGDAVALQRTTGAEPRQIDAWRSQASYIDKRIADHEAQLRDLGTEQALTKARIAAFAAGGSIDDAEAAGLRDARDAAWQAHLASLNAATARTFEERMRQDDVLSAGRLSRAQELAELRQLRQTEAATAAAIERQRELLVEARAEQDALAERIGSLLPDAIDCHPEAVARIASLEAWSTRRAAALSAWDDLQLAEDAVDALRLELDGHVATLAASLADAGYNGVDQLSVADLIQTANNMLATGKAEQAARQAHEKALDDLNRDFRERERDRQEAEAAMAAWEREWAEALSRTWFADKAGSMAAVRAMLNALATLPSILKERDDLASRVAAMERDQQQFREHIAGLLIDCGLSRPAVDTLASANALVERHEAARHAAQLRADRQADLEKQLEKRRALEEELAVHNARKDELTGYFATDSLASVEAFLNQSRERDRLEERAATLRHQITEALRIASFPEAERRLDGVDASAVERDAMELGARIEDLTERAKLLYSDVSLARQKLEAVGGDDAVARIEAKRRTIFLEIEELAVRHLTLRAGTLAAEQALHIYREKHRSSMMNRASEAFRLITGGNYSGLTTQPDRDKEILIGVSRDGGSKLADAMSTGTQFQLYLALRLAGYEEFAAFRRPVPFVADDIMESFDNPRSEEVFRLLGEMAKVGQVIYLTHHWHLCEIARDVVPNVTIHQLP; encoded by the coding sequence ATGCGCCTGCGCCGTCTCGACCTCATCCGTTATGGCAAGTTCACCGACCACTCGATCGATTTCGGCGCGGCCCGTCAGGGGTCGCCGGACCTGCACATCGTCTATGGCCTCAACGAAGCGGGCAAGTCGACCACCTTCGCCGCCTATCTCGATTTGCTCTACGGCATAGGCGAGCGCAGCACCTACAATTTCCTGCATCCCTACAACACGATGAAGGTCGGTGCGCGGCTGGAATTCGGTGGCGCGGACCACGAGCTGGCGCGGCTCAAATTGCGGACCGGCAGCCTCGTCGATGATCGGGGACAGGCTGTGAACGAGGCGCTGCTCGCGGGCGCGCTCGGGGGCGTCGGCCGCGAGGCCTATCGCACCATGTTCTCGCTCGACGACCAGTCGCTCAAGGAAGGCGGCAACGCTATCCTCCAAAGCAAGGGCGAGCTCGGCGAGCTGCTGTTCTCGGCAAGCTCGGGTCTTGCCGGCCTGAGCCGTTCGCTGGCGACGGCCGTCGACGAAGCCAATGGGATCTACAGGAAGCGGTCGTCGAGCACGAAGGTTGCGGAACTCAAACGCTCGCTCGAAGCGCTGAAGGCCGAGCGCAATGCCATCGACACGCTGGCCTCCACCTATTCGGGCCTGAAATCGACCCACGAGCGGGCCGACGCCGCCTATGCCGCGACGACGCGGGAACTGGCCGAGGCCAAGGCCCGGCACCAGGAGTTGACGCGTCTTCTCGGCGCCGTGCCGGCGGCGCTGGAGCTCCGGCGGCTGGACGCCGATGCAGCCGGCATGGGCGACCTGCCGCGGCCGCCGGCCGAATGGTTCACACTGCTGCCGCAGCTTTTCCGCGACGAGACGCGCCTGCAGGCGCTTGTCGAAACCGCTGACCGCACGCTGCGCCAGCTTGCCGACGAGATCGAGGCGATCACGATCGACGACAAAGCGCTGGCGGTCGCCGCGCATATGGACCTGCTGGATCAGGGCCGGGCGCGCTATCCCGCGGCTGAGAACGACCTGCCGAAGCGCCGGCTGGCGTTGGCCGAACAGGAAGGCGAGTTGGTGCGGCTGCTGGCCGATCTCGAACAGCCGGACCATGCGACGCCCGAGGCGCTGCTGCTGCCCGCTTCACTGATCGGCATCGTCCGCGATCTCATTGAACGGCGCTCCGGCGTCGAGGCGAGACTGGCTGCGGCCGGTCGCGAACTGTTGCGAGCGCGAGAAAATCTCGAAAGGCTGGACAAGGAAGGCGGCTCGCAAAAGGGAGCCGCGGTTCTCGACGCGTGTCTCGGCCGCATCGAGGTCGCCCTGAGCCGGCTCGCTGGGTCTGATCTCGCAATGCGGCTTACCTTGGAAGAACGCACACTTGCCCAGGCGAAGCGAATGCAGGAGAAGCAGTTCGCACAGCTTGCGCCCTGGACAGGTGATGCCGTCGCCCTGCAGCGGACGACCGGGGCCGAGCCTCGGCAGATCGACGCCTGGCGCAGTCAGGCGAGTTATATCGACAAGCGGATTGCGGATCACGAGGCACAGCTGCGCGATCTTGGTACCGAGCAGGCGCTGACCAAAGCCCGGATCGCGGCCTTCGCCGCCGGCGGTTCGATAGACGATGCCGAGGCCGCAGGGCTGCGCGATGCGCGCGATGCCGCCTGGCAGGCGCATCTTGCCAGCCTCAATGCCGCCACGGCCCGGACATTCGAGGAGCGGATGCGCCAGGACGACGTATTGTCCGCCGGCCGGCTGTCGCGGGCGCAGGAATTGGCCGAGCTGCGCCAGCTCCGTCAGACGGAAGCGGCAACGGCAGCAGCGATCGAACGGCAGAGGGAACTGCTTGTCGAGGCGCGCGCCGAACAGGATGCGCTCGCCGAGCGCATCGGTAGTCTGCTGCCCGATGCGATCGACTGTCACCCCGAAGCGGTGGCGCGTATTGCCTCGCTCGAGGCATGGAGCACCAGGCGAGCAGCGGCGCTTTCCGCCTGGGACGATCTGCAGCTGGCCGAAGACGCGGTGGACGCGCTACGCCTCGAACTGGACGGGCATGTCGCGACGCTTGCGGCGAGCCTTGCGGATGCCGGTTACAATGGCGTCGACCAATTGTCGGTCGCCGACCTGATACAGACTGCGAACAATATGCTTGCCACCGGCAAAGCGGAACAGGCGGCGCGGCAGGCGCATGAGAAGGCGCTCGACGATCTCAATCGCGATTTCAGGGAACGCGAGCGCGACCGGCAGGAGGCGGAAGCCGCCATGGCGGCCTGGGAGCGGGAATGGGCGGAGGCGCTGTCGCGAACCTGGTTTGCCGACAAGGCCGGTTCGATGGCCGCCGTCCGCGCAATGCTGAATGCGCTCGCTACACTGCCCTCCATCCTGAAGGAGAGGGATGACCTCGCAAGTCGTGTTGCCGCGATGGAGCGCGACCAGCAGCAATTCCGCGAGCATATTGCCGGTCTTCTTATAGACTGCGGCCTCAGCCGGCCGGCGGTGGATACGCTCGCCTCCGCAAACGCGCTCGTGGAACGTCACGAGGCGGCGCGGCATGCGGCGCAGCTTCGGGCAGACCGGCAGGCAGATCTCGAAAAGCAATTGGAAAAACGGCGTGCGCTGGAGGAGGAATTGGCCGTTCACAATGCCCGCAAGGACGAATTGACCGGCTATTTCGCCACAGACTCGCTTGCTTCGGTCGAAGCATTCCTGAATCAGTCCCGAGAGCGGGACCGGCTGGAGGAGCGGGCGGCCACCTTGCGCCACCAGATCACCGAGGCATTGCGTATTGCAAGTTTTCCCGAAGCCGAACGGCGCCTTGACGGTGTCGATGCCTCTGCGGTCGAGCGCGACGCCATGGAGCTTGGCGCCCGGATCGAGGATCTTACCGAGCGTGCGAAGCTTCTCTATTCCGACGTGTCGCTGGCGCGGCAGAAGCTCGAGGCCGTCGGCGGAGACGACGCTGTGGCCCGGATCGAGGCCAAGCGCCGAACCATCTTCCTCGAGATCGAGGAACTGGCGGTGCGGCATCTGACGCTGCGCGCCGGCACGCTCGCGGCCGAACAGGCGCTGCATATCTATCGGGAAAAACACCGCAGCTCGATGATGAACCGCGCATCGGAAGCCTTTCGCCTGATCACCGGCGGCAATTATTCCGGCCTGACGACCCAGCCCGACCGGGACAAGGAGATATTGATCGGCGTGTCGCGCGACGGTGGTTCGAAGCTGGCGGACGCGATGTCGACCGGCACTCAGTTCCAGCTCTACCTCGCGCTTCGGCTGGCGGGTTACGAGGAATTCGCAGCGTTTCGCCGGCCCGTACCCTTTGTCGCCGACGACATCATGGAGAGCTTCGACAATCCCCGCTCCGAAGAGGTTTTCCGCCTGCTCGGCGAAATGGCAAAGGTCGGACAGGTTATCTACCTGACCCACCATTGGCATCTCTGCGAGATCGCGCGAGACGTTGTTCCGAACGTGACCATACATCAACTGCCGTGA
- a CDS encoding type II toxin-antitoxin system VapC family toxin produces the protein MKYLLDTNVVSELRKVGDGKADANVVAWAGAQDATSLCISAMTILELERGILGVQRRDAAQGARLRAWLENQVRPAFADRIVPIDDAVATRCAHLHVPDRRNEADALIAATALVHGLTVVTRNVRDFEGAGIIVLDPWQN, from the coding sequence TTGAAGTATCTGCTGGATACCAATGTTGTTTCCGAACTACGCAAGGTCGGAGACGGCAAGGCCGATGCGAACGTGGTCGCATGGGCTGGAGCGCAAGATGCAACAAGCCTATGCATCTCCGCCATGACGATCCTGGAATTGGAACGTGGAATACTCGGCGTGCAGCGCCGCGATGCAGCGCAGGGCGCTCGTCTTCGTGCGTGGCTGGAAAATCAGGTTCGACCGGCATTCGCCGACCGTATCGTGCCGATCGACGATGCGGTCGCGACGCGCTGCGCGCATCTGCATGTTCCAGACCGGCGCAATGAAGCCGATGCCTTGATTGCCGCGACCGCCCTGGTTCACGGCCTGACCGTCGTTACCCGCAATGTCCGGGATTTCGAAGGCGCCGGCATTATCGTGCTGGATCCGTGGCAAAATTGA